A single window of Streptomyces griseoviridis DNA harbors:
- a CDS encoding HupE/UreJ family protein, with translation MSRPVRRLLVILAAAVPLFLALLGPVPSASAHGFSSTVYARVVDADDGRLRTELRLEYDLLVVSAADTGKDDPLFRTGTDAFENGDSRDRAAALDAHRDTVVGYVTRRFTVSGGGACAPAPAGGFRMGEEEGVPYALLTLDWTCPPDGEGGGDHEIRSALFPDAEGYVKGTKTIVTYTVGGHSGSAALDSAHPSFSVTQPWTARFWEFFRLGAEHLLGGIDHILFLLALIAGSRRPREIVLAATGFTLAHSVTFLLAALGLVEVPARIVEPVIALSIAVVAGWHLWRALGRGVHATDLAPTGGRFGLDRAGRLRLAVVFCFGLVHGLGFAGALGIEAAWSWTLLWSLLVFNVGIEAVQLAVIAVVFPLLLLVRRRSPRAGLWMTGALCAGVAAMGLVWFAQRLFEV, from the coding sequence ATGTCACGCCCTGTTCGCCGCCTCCTGGTCATCCTCGCCGCGGCGGTACCCCTCTTCCTCGCCCTCCTCGGTCCGGTGCCGTCGGCCTCGGCCCACGGTTTCTCCTCGACCGTGTACGCGCGTGTCGTCGACGCCGACGACGGACGCCTGCGCACCGAACTGAGACTGGAGTACGACCTGTTGGTGGTCTCGGCCGCCGACACCGGCAAGGACGACCCCCTCTTCCGCACCGGAACCGACGCCTTCGAGAACGGGGACAGCCGCGACCGGGCCGCGGCCCTGGACGCGCACCGCGACACGGTCGTCGGCTACGTCACCCGCCGCTTCACCGTCAGCGGCGGCGGCGCCTGCGCCCCCGCGCCGGCCGGCGGTTTCCGCATGGGCGAGGAGGAGGGGGTGCCCTACGCCCTGCTGACCCTCGACTGGACCTGCCCGCCGGACGGCGAGGGCGGCGGCGACCACGAGATCCGCAGCGCTCTCTTCCCGGACGCCGAGGGGTACGTCAAGGGGACCAAGACCATCGTCACCTACACGGTCGGCGGGCACAGCGGCAGCGCCGCGCTGGACTCCGCCCACCCGTCGTTCTCCGTCACCCAGCCCTGGACCGCGCGGTTCTGGGAGTTCTTCCGGCTGGGCGCCGAGCATCTGCTGGGCGGCATCGACCACATCCTGTTCCTGCTCGCGCTCATCGCCGGGTCACGGCGACCGCGCGAGATCGTCCTCGCGGCGACCGGCTTCACCCTCGCCCACTCGGTGACGTTCCTGCTCGCCGCCCTCGGCCTGGTGGAGGTGCCGGCCAGGATCGTGGAACCCGTCATCGCGCTCTCCATCGCCGTGGTGGCCGGCTGGCACCTCTGGCGGGCCCTCGGACGCGGCGTCCACGCCACCGATCTCGCGCCCACCGGCGGACGGTTCGGCCTCGACCGGGCCGGCCGGCTCCGGCTGGCCGTGGTGTTCTGCTTCGGCCTGGTGCACGGCCTCGGCTTCGCGGGCGCGCTCGGGATCGAGGCGGCCTGGTCCTGGACGCTGCTGTGGTCGCTGCTGGTCTTCAACGTCGGGATCGAGGCGGTGCAACTCGCCGTCATCGCCGTGGTGTTCCCGCTGCTGCTCCTGGTGCGCCGCCGCTCACCGCGGGCGGGCCTGTGGATGACCGGCGCGCTCTGCGCGGGCGTCGCCGCGATGGGCCTCGTCTGGTTCGCGCAGCGCCTGTTCGAGGTCTGA
- a CDS encoding DUF1684 domain-containing protein, with amino-acid sequence MSQSYASPSSVDRGEEWNTWRAGRRRALTAPTGNLALIETRWLPAGEEPDLDAARAGQPDTVTVTTLRRTDLVTGAPEHGLRFWDAAAPAVRHFEDVEAFPYDPSWVLEATYTPVADARRIAFEHIRDNGGTRDLVVPGDIALTVDGRDYTLSAFDDGGTLLLVFGDPTNGDTTYGAGRFLFVRRTDDESRVVLDFNRAFVPPCGFSDQYNCPMPPRQNRFHLPVEAGEKRPVFRDGFDPQH; translated from the coding sequence GTGTCCCAGTCCTACGCCTCGCCGTCCTCCGTCGACCGGGGGGAGGAGTGGAACACCTGGCGCGCCGGGCGCCGCCGCGCGCTCACCGCGCCGACCGGGAACCTCGCCCTGATCGAGACCCGCTGGCTGCCGGCCGGCGAGGAGCCCGACCTGGACGCGGCCCGCGCCGGACAGCCCGACACCGTGACCGTCACCACACTGCGCCGCACCGACCTGGTCACCGGCGCCCCCGAGCACGGCCTGCGCTTCTGGGACGCGGCCGCGCCCGCCGTCCGCCACTTCGAGGACGTCGAGGCCTTCCCGTACGACCCGTCCTGGGTCCTGGAAGCCACCTACACGCCGGTGGCCGACGCCCGCCGCATCGCCTTCGAGCACATCCGGGACAACGGCGGCACCCGCGACCTCGTCGTCCCCGGCGACATCGCGCTCACCGTCGACGGCCGCGACTACACCCTCAGCGCCTTCGACGACGGCGGCACCCTGCTCCTCGTCTTCGGCGACCCGACCAACGGGGACACCACCTACGGCGCGGGCCGCTTCCTCTTCGTCCGGCGCACCGACGACGAGAGCCGCGTCGTCCTCGACTTCAACCGCGCCTTCGTGCCGCCCTGCGGATTCTCCGATCAGTACAACTGTCCGATGCCGCCGCGGCAGAACCGTTTCCACCTGCCCGTGGAGGCAGGCGAGAAGCGACCCG